ATACTACTGGGAATGATCGGTGGCTTTATTCTTGGGAAAATGAATTTATCACGCTATCTAAGCGATTGGGTTAAACAAATTCAAAGCAATAGTATAGCCACTACCGAAATATGGGAAAAAGAACACATCTCTTTTGGAGAAAGAATACCGACCATTATTAAGGATGCTTGGGCAATAGTTCGGGGCGTTTTACTATATGTCATCATAGGTATTGCCATTGGAGCACTAATGCATGGATTTGTTCCCAAAGGCTTTTTTGAAGAATATCTATCAAAAGACAATCCATTAGCCATTCCTCTCGCAGTAATTATGGCCGTACCGATGTATGCCAATGCAGCAGGTATCGTACCCGTCATACAAGTTTTTGTAGCCAAAGGCATTCCATTAGGTACAGCTATTGCCTTCATGATGGCGGTAGTAGGGCTTTCTTTCCCTGAAGCCACTTTACTGAAAAAGGTTATGACATGGAAACTTATTAGCATTTTTTTCGGAACAGTAACCGTATTCATCATTCTATCCGGCTATTTATTCAATTGGTTCTTGTAAAAAAGATATAGTATTTCTTTATGCTAAAAGCCCCTCAAAATCAATTGATTTTGAGGGGCTTTTTTGGGTAGTACCCAGACCCGGGGTCGAACCGGGATGGAAGTGAATCCACTGGTGTTTGAGACCAGCGCGTCTACCGATTCCGCCATCTGGGCTTAATTGCGGTGCAAAGATACTGCTTTTTTTGAATACTGCAAGAAAATGAATAGAAAAACAACTAGTAAAGAATAAAACAAAGCCTAATAACCCCATTTTAATAAAAATAACCCTAAATTAGCGGAAAATTTTAAATCGTCAGTATCATGACAAATAAGGACAACTATTGTGTAATAATGGGAGGCGGAATTGGTAGCCGTTTCTGGCCTTTCAGTAGAACAACATTTCCAAAACAGTTTTTGGATTTTTTCGGAACAGGACGTTCCTTACTCCAACAAACATTCGATCGGTTTAACCAAATAATCCCTACAGAGAATATACTCATTGTTACCAATGCTATATATGCAGATTTGGTAAAAGCTCAATTGCCTGATATCAAACCTGAACAGATTTTGCTTGAGCCAACACGTAGAAATACTGCTCCATGCATCGCATGGGCTTCTTACCATATCAAGGCTTTAAATCCAAATGCAAATATCGTTGTAGCCCCATCTGATCATCTCATATTAAAAGAGAGTGAATTTTTACTTGCTGTAGAGAAAGGACTGGATTTTGTGGATCTTTCAGACAAGCTCTTAACTCTCGGGATTAAGCCAAATAAACCAGAGACAGGTTATGGGTATATACAGATAGCAGAAAAAGAAAAAGAAAACTTCTATAAAGTAAAAACATTTACAGAAAAGCCTGAACTAGAGCTAGCTAAAGTATTTATAGAAAGTGGAGAGTTTTATTGGAATTCAGGCATTTTCATTTGGAACGTAAAAACGATCATAAAAGCGATTGAAGAACTACTTCCGGAATTGTCTGAGAATCTAGCTGTAGAAGGAATATACGGAACTCCACAAGAACAAGCTTTCATAGACACTAATTTTCCGTCATGCCCTAATGTATCTGTAGATTTTGGTATTATGGAAAAAACCGACAACGTGTATGTCACATTAGGAGACTTTGGCTGGTCGGATTTGGGTACATGGGGATCTTTATATGATTTATCTCCAAAGGATATGGATAAGAATGTTACATTGAAATGCCAATCGCTCATTTATGACAGCAAGAATAATATTATTGCTCTTCCTGAAGGAAAGCTTGCCGTCATAGAAGGACTAGAAGGATATATTGTCGCAGAATCTGATAATGTACTGCTTATCTGCAAACAAGAAGAAGAACAAGCAATCAGAAAATACGTAAATGACGCACAAATAAAAATGGGAGA
This is a stretch of genomic DNA from uncultured Bacteroides sp.. It encodes these proteins:
- a CDS encoding permease; this translates as MMQQIADWITYSIFGLVPTSHLGMAVNFFFYDTIKILLLLFTISTLMGIVNAYFPIDRLRAYLSTHKLYGLQYLLASFFGAITPFCSCSSIPLFIGFVKGGIPLGVTFAFLITSPLVNEVAVAMFLGTFGLKATLVYTMSGILLGMIGGFILGKMNLSRYLSDWVKQIQSNSIATTEIWEKEHISFGERIPTIIKDAWAIVRGVLLYVIIGIAIGALMHGFVPKGFFEEYLSKDNPLAIPLAVIMAVPMYANAAGIVPVIQVFVAKGIPLGTAIAFMMAVVGLSFPEATLLKKVMTWKLISIFFGTVTVFIILSGYLFNWFL
- a CDS encoding mannose-1-phosphate guanylyltransferase; protein product: MTNKDNYCVIMGGGIGSRFWPFSRTTFPKQFLDFFGTGRSLLQQTFDRFNQIIPTENILIVTNAIYADLVKAQLPDIKPEQILLEPTRRNTAPCIAWASYHIKALNPNANIVVAPSDHLILKESEFLLAVEKGLDFVDLSDKLLTLGIKPNKPETGYGYIQIAEKEKENFYKVKTFTEKPELELAKVFIESGEFYWNSGIFIWNVKTIIKAIEELLPELSENLAVEGIYGTPQEQAFIDTNFPSCPNVSVDFGIMEKTDNVYVTLGDFGWSDLGTWGSLYDLSPKDMDKNVTLKCQSLIYDSKNNIIALPEGKLAVIEGLEGYIVAESDNVLLICKQEEEQAIRKYVNDAQIKMGEDYV